In Castanea sativa cultivar Marrone di Chiusa Pesio chromosome 6, ASM4071231v1, a single window of DNA contains:
- the LOC142640203 gene encoding two-component response regulator ARR10-like, which translates to MDATHSRTIEWNKTDNFPSEICILVQDGSSTCHHIATTMLEAGNYEVIHYDKPTEALEAIQERKARLDLVLTDIYMPEVNRFQFLNCLEKEFNFPVILMSANFMEKFVSQDLECGISLYIMKPSSSNEVQNLWQHLLAQKASKTMASTSVSEATWVHQDANRPEPRRRSEKKDVDKDDSTPQKKHKVRWTNELQEKFLEAINHLGLERAVPKRVSEFMNVPGLTRHHVASHLQKYRRNLKQVQLNSQFSIKWPNRTPSQPGCNGNITVPSHGYAHILDPKAYEHNYRKASKIDASPLNNNSGSYFGIAEHGTHKGLTQVGSTHLQGDLVNINSLVNILSTESQSNANEYPRLFTGNPCVCGIKMTSDGKYVGHDQGSLKHANEIRRSMTPSMSQNSGCKTMNQYPSMFMNSIPQQQHSLPPPPPLPSLLQDESYSFGANEDIDFPEEIIQLFLSSDFDNLISEEDI; encoded by the exons ATGGATGCAACTCATTCTAGGACAATTGAGTGGAACAAAACTGACAACTTTCCTTCAGAAATCTGCATCCTGGTACAAGATGGTAGTTCTACATGTCATCACATTGCAACCACGATGCTTGAAGCTGGCAATTATGAAG TTATTCATTATGATAAGCCAACTGAAGCATTAGAGGCTATTCAAGAGAGGAAGGCCAGACTTGACCTTGTTCTGACAGACATCTATATGCCAGAAGTGAACAGGTTTCAATTCCTGAATTGCCTTGAGAAGGAATTCAACTTTCCCGTTATCT TGATGTCTGCCAATTTTATGGAGAAATTTGTATCACAAGATCTTGAATGTGGCATTTCACTATATATCATGAAGCCTTCAAGCTCAAACGAAGTTCAAAACCTCTGGCAACATCTCCTTGCACAGAAAGCAAGTAAAACAATGGCAAGCACATCTGTTAGTGAAGCAACTTGGGTTCACCAAGACGCTAATAGACCAGAACCACGGAggagaagtgaaaaaaaagacgTAGATAAAGATGATTCCACCCCACAAAAAAAGCATAAGGTTCGGTGGACTAATGAGTTGCAAGAAAAATTTTTGGAAGCTATTAACCACTTGGGACTTGAAA GGGCTGTCCCTAAGAGAGTCTCTGAGTTTATGAATGTGCCTGGATTAACTAGACATCATGTTGCAAGCCACTTGCAG AAATACCGTCGGAACTTAAAGCAAGTTCAG CTAAATTCTCAGTTCTCCATTAAGTGGCCCAACAGGACACCATCTCAACCAGGATGCAATGGCAACATTACCGTTCCTTCCCATGGTTATGCTCATATTCTTGACCCCAAAGCATATGAGCATAACTATAGGAAGGCATCTAAAATTGATGCATCTCCTCTAAACAACAACAGTGGATCATATTTTGGGATTGCAGAGCATGGTACTCATAAGGGCTTGACACAGGTGGGTTCAACTCATCTCCAAGGTGACCTAGTTAACATTAACAGTCTGGTAAACATATTAAGCACTGAATCACAAAGCAATGCCAATGAATATCCACGTTTATTCACGGGTAACCCTTGTGTTTGTGGAATCAAGATGACCAGTGATGGGAAGTATGTTGGGCATGACCAAGGGAGTCTTAAACATGCCAATGAAATTAGAAGAAGTATGACTCCGTCCATGTCCCAAAATTCCGGTTGCAAGACTATGAACCAGTACCCTTCAATGTTCATGAACTCCATTCCACAGCAGCAACATTCTCtgcctccacctccaccacttCCATCACTGCTACAAGATGAATCATACAGTTTTGGGGCCAATGAAGATATTGATTTTCCAGAAGAGATTATTCAACTGTTTCTAAGCAGTGATTTTGACAATTTAATCTCCGAAGAGGACATTTAA